Proteins encoded within one genomic window of Aspergillus nidulans FGSC A4 chromosome VII:
- a CDS encoding zinc-binding alcohol dehydrogenase family protein (transcript_id=CADANIAT00009292) — protein sequence MTTITTLTATLDGKRPAVYEYEKITIEQRENVSSRAPIQPQTQTHPPQTQPAKTPSLTQRALLVHAAQQPYALVTDHAVPAILHKDEILIKVIAIGLNPVDWKGPAYNFGLPSLPWVNGRDLAGVVVETSDQTEGSRLRKGDLVLVPSTDYRDIRKAAFQEYAIATHYNAAKIPSPTHTHAAASVGVAFVASVLALGVSLGVDFGGIQRCPGPNLPYVLSKVEEESIPLDIRDECFASRNTIERPRRGDWIAIWGASTTTGLITIQLARLAGLKTVAVADIARHGKKLHAAGADILVDRHNTSRAVEIIRGVTGGKLRYAIDIVGKETATLLQSTLDPSISENRSHAHLLGLTGLPPGSDRDERIRYHTVPIKLFHSSPEVGESMVSWLERLIESGTLELPEIIRAEGGLEGVNEALEMLKRGDASGKRIVMSLD from the exons ATGACGACAATAACAACCTTGACGGCGACACTGGACGGCAAGCGCCCGGCAGTCTATGAATATGAAAAGATCACCATCGAACAGCGAGAGAATGTATCGAGCCGAGCACCCATACAGCCCCAGACACAGACCCATCCTCCCCAGACTCAGCCCGCGAAGACACCAAGTTTAACCCAGCGAGCGCTACTCGTCCACGCCGCTCAGCAGCCCTACGCCCTGGTGACCGACCATGCCGTGCCGGCGATCCTGCACAAAGACGAGATCCTGATCAAAGTGATCGCTATCGGTCTAAACCCCGTTGACTGGAAGGGCCC AGCCTACAATTTCGGCCTCCCCTCTCTCCCCTGGGTGAACGGACGCGACTTGGCGGGCGTCGTAGTCGAGACTTCAGACCAGACGGAAGGCTCACGCCTCCGCAAAGGcgatctcgtcctcgtccccTCGACCGACTACCGTGATATCCGCAAGGCCGCGTTCCAGGAATACGCCATCGCAACACACTACAACGCTGCCAAAATCCCTTCACCAACACATACGCACGCCGCTGCATCAGTAGGTGTCGCGTTTGTGGCGTCGGTCCTAGCACTGGGTGTCTCACTGGGTGTGGATTTTGGCGGGATCCAGCGGTGCCCTGGCCCAAATCTCCCCTACGTTCTGAGCAAAGTGGAAGAGGAGTCAATACCTCTCGATATTCGGGACGAGTGTTTTGCCTCTAGGAATACTATTGAGAGACCCCGAAGAGGGGATTGGATCGCCATCTGGGGTG CCTCAACAACAACCGGCTTGATAACAATCCAACTCGCACGACTGGCAGGACTCAAGaccgtcgctgtcgctgACATTGCGCGCCACGGCAAGAAGCTTCACGCTGCAGGGGCAGACATCCTAGTTGACCGACACAATACTTCCCGCGCTGTCGAGATTATCCGCGGTGTGACAGGAGGTAAACTTCGGTACGCCATTGATATTGTCGGGAAAGAAACGGCCACATTGCTACAATCAACACTGGACCCGAGCATTAGCGAAAATAGATCCCACGCGCATCTACTCGGGCTGACGGGTCTACCGCCTGGTAGTGACCGCGATGAGCGGATCAGATACCACACTGTCCCAatcaagctcttccattCTAGTCCTGAAGTAGGCGAGTCGATGGTTTCCTGGCTCGAGAGACTGATCGAGTCCGGGACGCTGGAATTGCCTGAGATCATTAGGGCAGAGGGGGGTCTAGAGGGGGTCAatgaggcgctggagatGCTCAAACGGGGAGATGCGAGTGGGAAGAGGATCGTGATGAGTTTAGACTAG